In a genomic window of Acidimicrobiales bacterium:
- a CDS encoding NfeD family protein yields MAVVWLVLGVILVAFELHHWAFYAMFGAIGAFAAAVIAVLVPGALGLQCAAAVAVSAVGVLGVRPFMSRITDRRHLNSHVAKGVHGGIVGQNCLTLDDVGDEHHAGHALLAGERWLAVSGSGETIPAHTPVTITAVAGTTLVVWAVEGLTEGTLQ; encoded by the coding sequence ATGGCGGTCGTGTGGCTCGTGCTGGGCGTGATCCTCGTTGCCTTTGAACTCCACCACTGGGCGTTCTACGCAATGTTCGGCGCCATTGGCGCCTTCGCCGCCGCAGTGATCGCGGTGCTCGTGCCCGGCGCCCTCGGGTTGCAGTGCGCGGCGGCCGTGGCCGTCTCCGCCGTCGGCGTGCTTGGCGTGCGGCCGTTCATGAGCCGCATCACCGATCGCCGCCACCTCAACTCCCACGTCGCCAAGGGCGTGCACGGCGGCATCGTGGGCCAGAACTGCCTCACGCTCGACGACGTCGGCGACGAGCACCACGCCGGCCACGCACTCCTCGCCGGAGAACGCTGGCTGGCCGTTTCCGGCTCGGGCGAGACGATCCCGGCCCACACCCCGGTCACCATCACCGCCGTCGCCGGCACCACCCTTGTGGTCTGGGCCGTCGAGGGCCTAACGGAAGGGACATTGCAGTGA
- a CDS encoding SPFH domain-containing protein — translation MASAAGIVFVIVVILMLITLWQAVNIVQQGQVAVVKRLGEYRRIHEPGLVLITPFVESLQRVDMREIPRPGDRQEVITKDNVVVTVNATIFTQIVDAKQALFSVADFDVAIDALARTALRSVIGTLSLDQALSERERINTDVQQQMEAVTDKWGIRISRIEIVEIAPPPQILQALALQKQADQEKRARILESEGLQQSAINRADGDAKAAIRAAEGERESAILRAEGNRQAAILEAEGKAKAIKSVYSAIADANPDPTVVAILQLETLGKFADTGTNTLVPYESAALMGAAQAIRSVLAGAPAAEEA, via the coding sequence GTGGCTTCGGCCGCCGGCATCGTGTTCGTGATCGTCGTCATCCTCATGCTGATCACGTTGTGGCAGGCGGTGAACATCGTGCAGCAGGGACAGGTTGCGGTCGTGAAGCGCCTCGGTGAGTACCGGCGCATTCACGAGCCGGGGCTCGTGCTCATCACGCCGTTCGTCGAGTCGCTCCAGCGCGTGGACATGCGCGAGATCCCGCGTCCCGGTGACCGGCAGGAAGTGATCACCAAGGACAACGTGGTGGTGACGGTGAACGCCACCATCTTCACGCAGATCGTCGACGCCAAGCAGGCGCTGTTCAGCGTGGCCGACTTCGACGTCGCCATCGACGCCCTGGCCCGCACGGCGCTGCGTTCGGTCATCGGCACGCTGTCGCTCGACCAGGCGCTGTCCGAACGCGAGCGCATCAACACCGATGTGCAGCAGCAGATGGAAGCCGTCACCGACAAGTGGGGCATTCGCATCAGCCGCATCGAGATCGTCGAGATCGCGCCGCCGCCCCAGATCCTTCAGGCGCTGGCCCTGCAGAAGCAGGCGGATCAGGAGAAGCGGGCGCGCATCTTGGAGTCCGAAGGCTTGCAGCAGTCCGCGATCAACCGCGCCGACGGCGACGCCAAGGCCGCCATCCGCGCCGCCGAAGGTGAGCGGGAGTCGGCCATCCTGCGCGCCGAGGGCAATCGCCAGGCGGCGATCCTCGAAGCCGAAGGTAAGGCCAAGGCGATCAAGAGCGTGTACAGCGCCATCGCCGACGCCAATCCCGACCCGACGGTCGTGGCCATCCTGCAACTCGAAACGCTGGGGAAGTTCGCGGACACCGGCACCAACACGTTGGTGCCCTACGAGTCGGCTGCGCTCATGGGAGCGGCGCAGGCGATCCGGTCCGTACTCGCCGGCGCTCCCGCGGCGGAGGAGGCATAG